From the genome of Phreatobacter cathodiphilus, one region includes:
- a CDS encoding class I SAM-dependent methyltransferase produces the protein MSALATELEALIRTEGPLPVDRFMALALGHPRHGYYMTRDPLGAAGDFVTAPEISQVFGELIGVWAAAAWEALGRPERVNLVELGPGRGTLMADMLRAAQALPAFRAALSVHLVETSPVLTARQQETLASVGVSCAWHRDLAAVPAGPAILVANEFLDALPIRQFVMTPQGWRERVVGLVDGALAFGLARDPVPLEVIPAALRAAPAGAVVEICPAYRPLAATLAGREAPLAALFVDYGHARSAHGETLQAVRGHRFADPLTAPGEADLTAHVDFEAFAAASTGAGLAAGEPVTQRALLFALGLRERAERLAEVRPGAFETIRAGVERLIDPAPAGMGSLFKAIPVASSPPLLRRLPT, from the coding sequence ATGAGCGCGCTCGCGACCGAGCTGGAGGCGCTGATCAGGACCGAAGGGCCGCTGCCAGTCGACCGCTTCATGGCGCTGGCGCTCGGCCATCCCCGCCACGGCTATTACATGACGCGCGATCCGCTCGGGGCTGCGGGCGATTTCGTCACCGCGCCTGAGATCAGCCAGGTCTTCGGCGAGTTGATCGGCGTCTGGGCGGCGGCGGCCTGGGAGGCCCTGGGACGGCCGGAGCGGGTGAACCTCGTCGAACTCGGCCCCGGCCGCGGCACGCTGATGGCGGACATGCTGCGCGCGGCGCAGGCGCTCCCGGCCTTCCGGGCGGCGCTCTCGGTGCATCTGGTCGAGACTTCGCCGGTTCTGACGGCCCGCCAGCAGGAGACGCTGGCGTCGGTCGGGGTTTCCTGCGCCTGGCATCGGGACCTCGCCGCCGTGCCGGCGGGCCCGGCCATCCTCGTCGCCAACGAATTCCTCGACGCGCTGCCGATCCGCCAGTTCGTCATGACGCCGCAGGGCTGGCGCGAGCGGGTGGTGGGCCTGGTCGACGGTGCGCTCGCCTTCGGGCTGGCCCGCGACCCCGTGCCGCTCGAGGTCATCCCCGCCGCCCTGCGCGCGGCGCCGGCCGGGGCGGTGGTGGAGATCTGCCCGGCCTACCGCCCACTCGCGGCGACGCTCGCCGGACGCGAGGCTCCCCTCGCCGCCCTCTTCGTCGATTACGGCCACGCGCGATCCGCCCACGGCGAGACATTGCAGGCTGTGCGGGGCCATCGCTTCGCCGATCCGCTGACGGCCCCCGGCGAGGCGGACCTGACCGCCCATGTGGACTTCGAGGCCTTCGCGGCGGCGTCGACGGGAGCGGGCCTCGCGGCGGGCGAGCCGGTGACCCAGCGGGCGCTGCTCTTCGCCCTCGGCCTGCGCGAGCGGGCGGAGCGCCTGGCGGAAGTACGTCCCGGTGCCTTCGAGACCATCCGCGCCGGCGTCGAACGCCTGATCGATCCGGCACCGGCGGGAATGGGAAGCCTGTTCAAGGCGATTCCCGTCGCCTCCTCGCCGCCGCTCCTGCGGCGCCTGCCCACCTGA